The following coding sequences are from one Neurospora crassa OR74A linkage group I, whole genome shotgun sequence window:
- the leu-4 gene encoding 2-isopropylmalate synthase: MPMLKDPSTKYKPFPPLNLPDRQWPNKTIVKAPRWLATDLRDGNQSLVDPMNGDQKWRYFQMLTELGYKEIEVSFPSASQTDYDFTRRLIETPGAVPDDVWLQVLSPCREDLIRRTVQSLKGAKKAIIHIYLATSECFRRIVFGFTEDESVELASKCAALVKSLTKDDPEMAGTEWAFEFSPETFSDTSPEFAVRICEAVKAAWEPTVENPIIFNLPATVEMATPNIYADQVEYFARNITEREKVCISLHPHNDRGCAVAAAELAQMAGADRVEGCLFGNGERTGNVDLVTLALNLYTQGVSPNIDFSDLGKVIKTVEECNKIEVHPRAPYGGSLVVCAFSGSHQDAIKKGFSLREKEGKEYTDYWQVPYLPLDPKDIGRDYQAVIRVNSQSGKGGTAWIIQQHLHLDMPRGLQVAFSKVVQRIADEKGRELLPTEITDLFKKTYYLEENPRFNIVDYSINPDRSSSPAPPAPGKTQDTKNLGRVFEGVISIEGHEYNLRGRGNGPISSLANALKSVGVDLDVQDYKEHAVGRGRDVKAATYIECTAAGQTEKVWGVGIHADVVQSSLIALLSAASNFVGSRVGSPIIPKPVADKEVSGDVNLSVPNGANGKSIIQALESQADEM; the protein is encoded by the exons ATGCCGAT GCTCAAGGACCCCTCCACCAAATACAAGCCGTTCCCTCCCCTGAACCTCCCGGACCGGCAATGGCCCAACAAGACTATCGTCAAGGCCCCGCGCTGGCTGGCCACCGACCTTCGCGATGGTAACCAGAGTTTGGTTGACCCCATG AACGGCGACCAGAAGTGGAGATACTTCCAGATGCTCACCGAGTTGGGCTACAAGGAGATTGAggtttcctttccttccgcCTCGCAAACCGATTACGACTTTACCAGACGCCTTATCGAGACTCCCGGTGCCGTTCCCGACGATGTTTGGCTGCAAGTTCTGTCGCCCTGCAGAGAAGATCTCATCCGCCGCACAGTTCAGTCCCTCAAGGGagccaagaaggccatcATCCACATCTACTTGGCTACCAGCGAATGCTTCAGGAGAATTGTTTTCGGTTTCACAGAGGACGAGAGCGTCGAATTGGCCAGCAAGTGCGCAGCTCTGGTCAAGTCTTTGACCAAGGACGACCCCGAGATGGCCGGCACAGAGTGGGCGTTTGAGTTCAGCCCCGAGACCTTCTCCGATACCAGCCCCGAGTTCGCAGTGCGCATTTGCGAAGCGGTAAAGGCCGCCTGGGAGCCCACAGTGGAAAACcccatcatcttcaacctCCCCGCAACAGTGGAGATGGCCACTCCCAACATCTACGCCGACCAGGTGGAGTACTTTGCTCGCAACATTACCGAGCGCGAGAAGGTGTGCATATCGCTCCACCCCCACAACGACCGCGGTTGTGCGGTTGCCGCTGCCGAGCTGGCCCAGATGGCTGGAGCCGATCGAGTGGAAGGATGCCTGTTTGGAAACGGAGAGCGTACCGGCAATGTTGACTTGGTTACCCTGGCCCTCAACCTCTACACCCAGGGTGTCTCGCCCAACATTGACTTCTCCGACCTCGGCAAGGTGATCAAGACCGTGGAGGAGTGCAACAAGATTGAGGTACACCCTCGTGCACCTTACGGCGGTTCTCTCGTCGTGTGCGCTTTCAGCGGATCTCATCAAGACGCCATCAAGAAGGGCTTCTCCCTGCGCGAAAAGGAGGGCAAGGAGTACACCGATTATTGGCAGGTACCCTACCTTCCCCTTGACCCTAAGGATATTGGACGTGATTACCAGGCTGTTATCCGCGTCAATTCTCAGAGTGGTAAGGGCGGCACTGCCTGGATTATCCAGCAGCACCTCCACCTTGACATGCCCCGTGGCCTACAGGTTGCCTTCAGCAAGGTCGTTCAGAGGATCGCCGACGAGAAGGGCCGCGAGCTTCTTCCCACCGAGATTACCGATTTGTTCAAGAAAACATATTACCTCGAGGAGAACCCGCGCTTCAACATTGTCGACTACTCGATCAACCCCGACCGATCCAGctcgccggcgccgcccGCTCCGGGCAAGACCCAGGACACCAAGAACCTTGGACGTGTGTTCGAGGGTGTCATTTCTATCGAGGGTCACGAATACAACCTCAGAGGCCGCGGCAACGGACCTATTTCATCTTTGGCCAACGCCCTTAAGAGCGTTGGCGTGGATCTGGATGTCCAGGACTACAAGGAGCACGCCGTCGGCCGTGGCCGTGATGTCAAGGCTGCTACCTACATAGAATGTACGGCAGCCGGACAAACCGAGAAGGTCTGGGGTGTTGGCATTCACGCCGATGTTGTACAGAGCTCTCTGATTGCTCTTCTCAGCGCGGCGAGCAAC